GTGTCTGTCAAAAATGGTGATCGTATTCTTGCTTATTTCAAAATTGGGCTTGATGCGATTTTAACAATGACCCACTGGATTATGGGGCTGGCTCCGTTTGGTGTTTTTGCACTGATTACTAATACTGTTGCAATTGGTGGTATCACTGCAATTACTAAATACGGCATGTTTATGTTCACTGTCGTTGTTGCACTGATGACTATGCTCTTTATTATCGGTTCTATTGTTGTTCACTTCTTTACCAATTTCACTCCACTTCAATTCTTCGGTAAGATGCGTGAAGTGATGTTGACTGCTTTTTCTACTTCTAGTTCGGCAGCAACTATTCCAGTGACGCTTGAGACCATGGAAAAAGAATTTGGTGTGCCAAATAGACTTGCTTCTTTTGTAATCCCTCTTGGTGCAACTATGAATATGAACGGTGCTGCAATCTATGAAGCTATAGTTACTTTGTTTGTGGCACAGGCATGGTTGCCCGAACCTTTGAGTATTGGGAAACAAATTTTTGTTGTGTTTATGGTATTGCTTGCGACCTTTGGTACTCCTGGAATCCCGCATGGTAGCTTGGTTACAATCGCTGTTGTGTTTCAAGCTGTTGGTTTGCCACTTGAAGCGATTGGTGTGATCCTAAGTATTGATCGTATTTTGGATATGACTAGAACTATGGTTAATGTGAGCTTTGATTCTATTTCTTGTTTGATACTTGATAAATATTCTGGTATCGAAGATGAAGTGATTGATACTGACAAGATTCTCAATGTCGAGCATGCCTAAGTCTTTGTTTGTCTCTGGAACTGATACAAATGTCGGCAAGACTTTTTACTCTGTTGAAATACTCAAGCATCTAACTAAGCACCTTGCTTTGAATGAACTTGCCTATTATAAACCGGTTCAATGCGGTTCTGATAAGGACTATGATGTTATTAAGCAGGGCTTGCCTGGGATCGCAACTTATACTAGTTATGATTTGACTTGCCCTGCGTCGCCAGATTATGCAGCTCGTGTTGATGGAGTCGAGATTAGTCTTGCCACAATCGTTGATGACTTTCAAGAGATTCAGTCCAAGCACAAGTTTGTAATAGTTGAAGGGGCTGGCGGTCTTGCAGTGCCACTGAATGATAGAGACTTGGTTTCTGATATTGCTGCTAGTCTTGGTTTGCCGGTGGTTTTGGTTATAAGTAAAGAATTAGGTACGATAAATCATAGCTTGTTGACTATAGAGCATGCCAGGGCTC
This portion of the Cyanobacteriota bacterium genome encodes:
- a CDS encoding dicarboxylate/amino acid:cation symporter, giving the protein MKLALHWRIFIGLILGAILGYVFSLNNLDGSDSNPAIGYLKLDHITWMGDLFLRLLKMIVIPVIVCSLVTGIGHLPMKSLGRIGILTLLTFKGQMLFAAFVGLFFVNLIKPGQYIDLHAILSKGTGEDIHFITEQSHSISEILLSMIPSNIFNSLSTGSLIQVIVFSIFLAVALVSVKNGDRILAYFKIGLDAILTMTHWIMGLAPFGVFALITNTVAIGGITAITKYGMFMFTVVVALMTMLFIIGSIVVHFFTNFTPLQFFGKMREVMLTAFSTSSSAATIPVTLETMEKEFGVPNRLASFVIPLGATMNMNGAAIYEAIVTLFVAQAWLPEPLSIGKQIFVVFMVLLATFGTPGIPHGSLVTIAVVFQAVGLPLEAIGVILSIDRILDMTRTMVNVSFDSISCLILDKYSGIEDEVIDTDKILNVEHA
- the bioD gene encoding dethiobiotin synthase, with amino-acid sequence MSSMPKSLFVSGTDTNVGKTFYSVEILKHLTKHLALNELAYYKPVQCGSDKDYDVIKQGLPGIATYTSYDLTCPASPDYAARVDGVEISLATIVDDFQEIQSKHKFVIVEGAGGLAVPLNDRDLVSDIAASLGLPVVLVISKELGTINHSLLTIEHARARGIEIAGIIVSGLGDDDERTRASIESIKKLGKVEEFNLALCLNKN